From a single Candidatus Defluviilinea gracilis genomic region:
- a CDS encoding ABC transporter permease yields the protein MTTYIIRRLLWLIPVLLTVSAVTFVVMRSAPGGPWDTDAERRQVDAATAKSLAAYYGLDKPMWRQFYAYVIGDTNSQTKEWVCGVICGNLGPSYRQRGRTVQNILFSPPEGKSFWQSRFGYSVRLGVLALSMAIFVGIPLGIIAALKQNTIVDYTALFIATSGISVPSFVLAIFLIIIFASRLHWIDIVVDDWTQIKYWLMPMAVLGFGTLAYTARLTRSSMLEVMRQDYVRTARAKGLAERIVIFIHMLKNALIPVITILGPALAGLVTGSFIIETMFSFPGMGRAYVQAIGQRDYSMIMGTTLIYALLVAVANLSVDIVYVFIDPRIRLEE from the coding sequence ATGACCACCTATATCATCCGAAGATTACTCTGGTTAATCCCCGTTCTGCTCACCGTTTCCGCGGTGACGTTCGTTGTCATGCGCAGCGCCCCGGGCGGTCCCTGGGATACAGACGCGGAACGTCGTCAGGTGGATGCCGCCACAGCTAAATCGTTGGCGGCTTATTATGGGTTGGATAAGCCCATGTGGCGGCAGTTTTATGCTTACGTGATTGGCGATACGAATAGTCAGACGAAAGAATGGGTCTGTGGCGTGATCTGCGGCAACCTGGGTCCGTCTTACCGCCAGCGCGGACGCACCGTGCAAAACATTCTCTTTTCGCCTCCCGAAGGAAAGTCTTTCTGGCAAAGCCGTTTTGGGTATTCGGTTCGCCTCGGGGTTTTGGCGTTATCCATGGCGATTTTTGTCGGCATTCCATTGGGCATCATTGCCGCGTTGAAACAAAACACGATTGTCGATTACACCGCCTTGTTCATCGCGACAAGCGGCATATCGGTGCCCAGTTTTGTGCTCGCAATTTTTCTGATCATTATTTTTGCTTCGCGCCTGCATTGGATCGATATCGTTGTGGACGATTGGACACAGATCAAATACTGGCTCATGCCTATGGCAGTATTGGGTTTCGGAACCCTGGCATACACTGCCCGCCTGACGCGTTCTTCGATGTTGGAAGTTATGCGGCAGGATTACGTTCGCACCGCGCGCGCCAAAGGGCTTGCCGAACGGATCGTGATCTTCATTCATATGCTCAAGAACGCGCTCATCCCTGTGATCACCATCCTCGGTCCCGCGCTGGCAGGGTTGGTGACTGGTTCGTTCATCATCGAAACCATGTTCAGTTTCCCGGGCATGGGGCGCGCCTATGTGCAGGCGATCGGACAGCGCGATTACTCCATGATCATGGGAACCACCCTCATCTATGCCTTGCTGGTCGCGGTCGCTAACTTGAGCGTGGATATTGTTTATGTATTTATCGATCCGCGCATCCGCCTGGAAGAATAA
- a CDS encoding ABC transporter permease, with translation MTAQTTASGKIAEFNDVFRPSKSLGQEAWSRLIRNKASMFGLVVIVFFIFLAAFASVISPMNPLELHGGKRFLPPPFDPGATNIKAEPEFLLGTDSLGRDTLSRTIYGARVSMVVGFLPTIIILLLGTTVGMLAGYIGGRTDNFLMRLTDVIYAFPDLLFFIIIMVALRDTFIGQFMNGLVLLFAALAIVNWVGVARLVRGQVLSIKQKEFVEAARCIGAKDQRIMFRHILPNCLSPLIVSAAFLIPGLIITEAILGYLGVGLRPATDSASFFITSWGALMLDGQSAINSQPYLLLAPAACVALVVLAFTFLGDGLRDALDPRMRGTQ, from the coding sequence ATGACTGCTCAAACTACAGCGTCCGGTAAGATCGCCGAATTCAACGATGTTTTTCGCCCAAGCAAAAGCCTGGGGCAGGAAGCCTGGTCGAGGCTGATTCGTAACAAGGCATCCATGTTCGGTTTGGTCGTCATCGTCTTCTTCATCTTTCTGGCTGCGTTTGCGTCTGTCATTTCCCCCATGAACCCGCTTGAATTGCATGGCGGAAAACGATTCCTGCCTCCGCCGTTTGACCCCGGCGCGACAAATATCAAAGCCGAGCCCGAATTCCTGCTGGGCACCGATTCGCTGGGGCGCGATACCCTTAGCCGCACCATCTATGGCGCGCGCGTTTCCATGGTGGTCGGTTTTCTTCCCACGATCATCATCCTCTTGCTGGGAACCACGGTCGGTATGTTGGCAGGATATATTGGCGGCCGCACCGACAACTTCCTCATGCGCCTGACCGATGTGATCTACGCATTCCCAGACCTGTTGTTCTTCATCATCATCATGGTTGCCCTGCGCGATACGTTTATCGGGCAGTTTATGAACGGTTTGGTTTTGTTGTTCGCCGCGCTTGCCATTGTCAATTGGGTGGGCGTGGCGCGCCTCGTGCGCGGGCAGGTCTTATCTATCAAACAAAAGGAATTTGTCGAGGCGGCGCGTTGTATTGGCGCCAAAGATCAGCGCATTATGTTCCGCCATATTCTTCCCAACTGCCTCAGCCCGTTGATCGTGAGCGCGGCGTTTCTCATCCCGGGTTTGATCATCACAGAAGCCATTCTGGGTTATTTGGGCGTCGGTTTAAGACCCGCCACTGATAGCGCCAGTTTCTTCATCACCAGTTGGGGCGCGCTCATGCTGGATGGGCAGTCTGCGATCAACTCACAACCATATCTATTGCTTGCCCCCGCCGCTTGTGTTGCCCTGGTCGTCCTTGCCTTCACCTTTCTCGGCGATGGCTTGCGCGACGCGCTCGATCCGCGTATGCGCGGCACGCAATAG